One genomic region from Lates calcarifer isolate ASB-BC8 linkage group LG10, TLL_Latcal_v3, whole genome shotgun sequence encodes:
- the tmpob gene encoding thymopoietin b, protein MAEFLEDPSVLTKDKLKNELAANNVPLPSGEHKKEVYVQLYLKNLTVLNNKKSPPADTFSSDEELPAPVVSNKSRSGRKATKKTDKPRTEEVEVTDLTDEDLKQQLAKHGVDSGPIVATTRKLYEKKLQKLLDQPPAEPEAPTDVTALPKADSNQNGNTNSDQYSDKEDEEIAAPEPEPVPVVEKPVRSRGKAPVTSRTSSRRQTKVVEEIIVEETPKKASESVVEDILANEISTPTGISATCRRPIRGAAGRPVKPSEYWLDESHVQHTVLTETRSYSESFSRPGSSISSSKAPARRGVLSLLLKLLLLIVVGGSLYYAYQNLDADQINTLKGLVDSVVVPLQGAVENAATYLGISSSSNGATESAGN, encoded by the exons ATGGCAGAATTCCTCGAAGATCCGTCGGTTCTCACGAAAGATAAGCTGAAGAATGAGCTCGCTGCCAACAATGTGCCACTTCCTAGCGGAGAGCATAAAAAAGAAGTGTACGTGCAGCTGTATCTGAAAAACTTAACCGTACTGAACAACAAGAAGAGCCCGCCTGCAGACACCTTTTCCAGTGATGAGGAGTTACCTGCCCCTGTGGTGTCCAACAAAAGTCGTTCTGGACGA aaAGCtacaaaaaagacagacaagcCTCGCACAGAGGAAGTGGAGGTGACAGATCTCACTGATGAAGATTTAAAACAACAGCTGGCAAAGCATGGTGTGGACTCAGGACCTATTGTTG CCACTACCCGTAAATTGTATGAGAAGAAGTTGCAGAAGCTTTTGGACCAGCCTCCAGCTGAACCCGAAGCTCCTACAGACGTCACAGCTCTCCCGAAGGCAGACAGCAACCAGAATGGCAACACAAATTCTGACCAGTACAGTGACAAGGAAGATG aGGAGATTGCTGCCCCTGAACCAGAGCCAGTTCCTGTTGTGGAGAAGCCTGTGAGGAGCAGAGGCAAAGCTCCAGTTACCAGCAGGACTAGCAGCAGACGACAAACAAAG GTGGTGGAGGAAATAATTGTTGAGGAAACCCCAAAGAAGGCCAGTGAGAGTGTTGTTGAAGATATCCTTGCCAATGAAATAAGCACACCAACAGGCATCAG TGCGACCTGCAGGCGTCCAATCCGAGGGGCAGCTGGTCGACCTGTCAAACCAAGTGAGTACTGGCTGGACGAGTCCCACGTGCAGCACACCGTCCTCACCGAGACCCGCTCTTACTCGGAGTCCTTCTCCCGACcgggcagcagcatctcttcAAGCAAAGCGCCAGCCAGACGAGGCGTCCTGTCCTTGTTGCTCAAGCTCCTGCTCCTCATTGTGGTGGGTGGTTCTCTCTACTATGCCTACCAGAACCTGGATGCGGATCAGATCAACACCCTCAAAGGCCTCGTTGACAGTGTCGTCGTCCCGCTCCAGGGCGCTGTGGAGAACGCAGCCACCTACCTgggcatcagcagcagcagcaatggtGCTACAGAGAGCGCCGGCAACTAA
- the ldhbb gene encoding L-lactate dehydrogenase B-B chain isoform X1, with the protein MCSVLPLQLTGYLPGLTATYCVDAEWGSQLCGNTPLAFKMASILQKLITPLFSGPPDPPRNKVTVVGVGQVGMACAISILLRDLADELALVDVMEDKLKGEMMDLQHGSLFLKTPKIVADKDYSVTANSRIVVVTAGVRQQEGESRLNLVQRNVNIFKHIVPQIVKYSPDCIIIVVSNPVDVLTYVTWKLSGLPKHRVIGSGTNLDSARFRFLMADKLGIHPSSFNGWILGEHGDTSVPVWSGTNVAGVNLQTLNPDIGTDSDNENWKETHKMVVDSAYEVIKLKGYTNWAIGLSVADLTESIMRNMNRIHPVSTMVKGMYGIVDQVYLSLPCVLNSGGVSSVVNMTLTDDEVAQLQASASTLWDIQKDLQDV; encoded by the exons ATGTGCTCTGTGCTGCCGCTGCAGCTGACCGGATACCTGCCTGGGCTGACAGCGACGTATTGTGTGGATGCAGAGTGGGGTTCGCAGCTCTGTGGAAACACACCCTTAG CGTTTAAAATGGCCTCAATCCTGCAGAAGCTGATCACCCCACTCTTCAGTGGTCCTCCTGATCCCCCCAGGAATAAAGTGACAGTGGTGGGCGTGGGCCAGGTCGGCATGGCCTGTGCTATCAGCATCCTTCTCAGG GACCTGGCTGATGAGCTGGCCCTGGTGGACGTGATGGAGGACAAGCTGAAAGGAGAGATGATGGACCTGCAGCACGGCAGCCTCTTCCTCAAAACCCCCAAAATAGTTGCAGACAAAG atTACTCGGTGACAGCAAACTCCCGCATCGTGGTGGTGACAGCTGGAGTCCGTCAGCAGGAGGGGGAGAGCAGGCTGAACCTCGTTCAGAGAAACGTCAACATCTTCAAGCACATCGTCCCCCAGATCGTCAAATACAGCCCTGACTGCATCATCATCGTGGTTTCCAACCCAG TGGATGTGCTGACCTATGTGACCTGGAAACTGAGCGGGCTTCCCAAGCACCGCGTCATCGGCAGCGGCACCAACCTGGACTCGGCTCGCTTCCGCTTCCTGATGGCCGACAAACTGGGAATCCACCCCAGCAGCTTCAATGGATGGATCCTGGGAGAACATGGAGACACCAGTG TGCCTGTGTGGAGCGGAACAAATGTAGCTGGAGTCAACCTGCAGACATTAAACCCAGACATCGGCACCGACTCTGACAATGAGAACTGGAAGGAGACACACAAGATGGTGGTGGACAG tgCTTACGAGGTGATCAAACTGAAGGGTTACACCAACTGGGCCATCGGTCTGAGTGTAGCTGACCTGACAGAGAGCATCATGAGGAACATGAACAGGATTCACCCTGTTTCCACCATGGTGAAG GGCATGTATGGAATCGTTGATCAGGTGTATCTGAGTCTGCCCTGCGTGCTGAACAGTGGGGGCGTGTCCAGCGTGGTCAACATGACCCTGACAGATGACGAGGTGGCCCAGCTGCAGGCCAGCGCCAGCACGCTGTGGGACATCCAGAAGGACCTGCAGGACGTCTAA
- the ldhbb gene encoding L-lactate dehydrogenase B-B chain isoform X2, whose product MLVTWWYLYLAARSIAQQSFKMASILQKLITPLFSGPPDPPRNKVTVVGVGQVGMACAISILLRDLADELALVDVMEDKLKGEMMDLQHGSLFLKTPKIVADKDYSVTANSRIVVVTAGVRQQEGESRLNLVQRNVNIFKHIVPQIVKYSPDCIIIVVSNPVDVLTYVTWKLSGLPKHRVIGSGTNLDSARFRFLMADKLGIHPSSFNGWILGEHGDTSVPVWSGTNVAGVNLQTLNPDIGTDSDNENWKETHKMVVDSAYEVIKLKGYTNWAIGLSVADLTESIMRNMNRIHPVSTMVKGMYGIVDQVYLSLPCVLNSGGVSSVVNMTLTDDEVAQLQASASTLWDIQKDLQDV is encoded by the exons ATGCTGGTTACATGGTGGTATTTATACCTCGCAGCTCGGAGCATCGCCCAACAAT CGTTTAAAATGGCCTCAATCCTGCAGAAGCTGATCACCCCACTCTTCAGTGGTCCTCCTGATCCCCCCAGGAATAAAGTGACAGTGGTGGGCGTGGGCCAGGTCGGCATGGCCTGTGCTATCAGCATCCTTCTCAGG GACCTGGCTGATGAGCTGGCCCTGGTGGACGTGATGGAGGACAAGCTGAAAGGAGAGATGATGGACCTGCAGCACGGCAGCCTCTTCCTCAAAACCCCCAAAATAGTTGCAGACAAAG atTACTCGGTGACAGCAAACTCCCGCATCGTGGTGGTGACAGCTGGAGTCCGTCAGCAGGAGGGGGAGAGCAGGCTGAACCTCGTTCAGAGAAACGTCAACATCTTCAAGCACATCGTCCCCCAGATCGTCAAATACAGCCCTGACTGCATCATCATCGTGGTTTCCAACCCAG TGGATGTGCTGACCTATGTGACCTGGAAACTGAGCGGGCTTCCCAAGCACCGCGTCATCGGCAGCGGCACCAACCTGGACTCGGCTCGCTTCCGCTTCCTGATGGCCGACAAACTGGGAATCCACCCCAGCAGCTTCAATGGATGGATCCTGGGAGAACATGGAGACACCAGTG TGCCTGTGTGGAGCGGAACAAATGTAGCTGGAGTCAACCTGCAGACATTAAACCCAGACATCGGCACCGACTCTGACAATGAGAACTGGAAGGAGACACACAAGATGGTGGTGGACAG tgCTTACGAGGTGATCAAACTGAAGGGTTACACCAACTGGGCCATCGGTCTGAGTGTAGCTGACCTGACAGAGAGCATCATGAGGAACATGAACAGGATTCACCCTGTTTCCACCATGGTGAAG GGCATGTATGGAATCGTTGATCAGGTGTATCTGAGTCTGCCCTGCGTGCTGAACAGTGGGGGCGTGTCCAGCGTGGTCAACATGACCCTGACAGATGACGAGGTGGCCCAGCTGCAGGCCAGCGCCAGCACGCTGTGGGACATCCAGAAGGACCTGCAGGACGTCTAA
- the ldhbb gene encoding L-lactate dehydrogenase B-B chain isoform X3, whose protein sequence is MASILQKLITPLFSGPPDPPRNKVTVVGVGQVGMACAISILLRDLADELALVDVMEDKLKGEMMDLQHGSLFLKTPKIVADKDYSVTANSRIVVVTAGVRQQEGESRLNLVQRNVNIFKHIVPQIVKYSPDCIIIVVSNPVDVLTYVTWKLSGLPKHRVIGSGTNLDSARFRFLMADKLGIHPSSFNGWILGEHGDTSVPVWSGTNVAGVNLQTLNPDIGTDSDNENWKETHKMVVDSAYEVIKLKGYTNWAIGLSVADLTESIMRNMNRIHPVSTMVKGMYGIVDQVYLSLPCVLNSGGVSSVVNMTLTDDEVAQLQASASTLWDIQKDLQDV, encoded by the exons ATGGCCTCAATCCTGCAGAAGCTGATCACCCCACTCTTCAGTGGTCCTCCTGATCCCCCCAGGAATAAAGTGACAGTGGTGGGCGTGGGCCAGGTCGGCATGGCCTGTGCTATCAGCATCCTTCTCAGG GACCTGGCTGATGAGCTGGCCCTGGTGGACGTGATGGAGGACAAGCTGAAAGGAGAGATGATGGACCTGCAGCACGGCAGCCTCTTCCTCAAAACCCCCAAAATAGTTGCAGACAAAG atTACTCGGTGACAGCAAACTCCCGCATCGTGGTGGTGACAGCTGGAGTCCGTCAGCAGGAGGGGGAGAGCAGGCTGAACCTCGTTCAGAGAAACGTCAACATCTTCAAGCACATCGTCCCCCAGATCGTCAAATACAGCCCTGACTGCATCATCATCGTGGTTTCCAACCCAG TGGATGTGCTGACCTATGTGACCTGGAAACTGAGCGGGCTTCCCAAGCACCGCGTCATCGGCAGCGGCACCAACCTGGACTCGGCTCGCTTCCGCTTCCTGATGGCCGACAAACTGGGAATCCACCCCAGCAGCTTCAATGGATGGATCCTGGGAGAACATGGAGACACCAGTG TGCCTGTGTGGAGCGGAACAAATGTAGCTGGAGTCAACCTGCAGACATTAAACCCAGACATCGGCACCGACTCTGACAATGAGAACTGGAAGGAGACACACAAGATGGTGGTGGACAG tgCTTACGAGGTGATCAAACTGAAGGGTTACACCAACTGGGCCATCGGTCTGAGTGTAGCTGACCTGACAGAGAGCATCATGAGGAACATGAACAGGATTCACCCTGTTTCCACCATGGTGAAG GGCATGTATGGAATCGTTGATCAGGTGTATCTGAGTCTGCCCTGCGTGCTGAACAGTGGGGGCGTGTCCAGCGTGGTCAACATGACCCTGACAGATGACGAGGTGGCCCAGCTGCAGGCCAGCGCCAGCACGCTGTGGGACATCCAGAAGGACCTGCAGGACGTCTAA
- the golt1bb gene encoding vesicle transport protein GOT1B, whose product MISLTDSQKIGMGLTGFGVFFLFFGMMLFFDKALLAIGNILFVSGLSFVIGLERTFRFFFQRHKVKATSFFLGGVFVVLIGWPIIGVILEIYGFFLLFRGFFPVAVGFIRRVPVLGSLLSLPGISTLVDKIGESNTMV is encoded by the exons aTGATCTCACTCACGGATTCACAGA AAATCGGGATGGGGTTGACAGGGTTCGGCgtgttcttcctcttctttgggATGATGCTATTTTTTGATAAAGCTCTTCTTGCTATTGGAAAC attctgtttgtctctggtctGTCCTTCGTCATCGGCCTGGAGCGTACATTCAGATTCTTCTTCCAGAGACACAAAGTAAAAGCCACCAGTTTCTTCCTGGGGGGAGTGTTTGTGGTTCTGATCGGCTGGCCGATCATCGGAGTCATTCTGGAGATCTATGGTTTCTTCCTCTTGTTCAG GGGATTCTTCCCAGTGGCTGTAGGCTTCATCAGACGAGTACCTGTGCTCGGGTCTTTGCTCAGTTTACCAGGGATCAGCACA cTGGTGGACAAAATTGGCGAGAGCAACACGATGGTATAA
- the slc35b4 gene encoding UDP-xylose and UDP-N-acetylglucosamine transporter: MGTVFAIVLVFVGCCSNVVSLELLVREFPGCGNIVTFAQFAFIALEGFIFETNFGRKKPAIPVSNYVIMVTMFFTVSVINNYALNFNIAMPLHMIFRSGSLIANMILGIIILKKRYSTSKYLSIALVSAGIFICTIMSAKQVNVANEGSEEEGFYAFLHWLVGIAMLTFALLMSARMGIFQETLYKQYGKHSKEALFYNHCLPLPGFLLLSTNIYNHCVYFSQSTPTVVPVVGLTIPIMWLYLLINVITQYVCIRGVFILTTECASLTVTLVVTLRKFLSLIFSIIYFQNPFTAWHWVGTAVVFIGTLLYTEVWSSVQTALRGPDVKDKKAE, from the exons ATGGGGACGGTTTTTGCCATTGTACTTGTGTTTGTTGGATGCTGTAGCAATGTGGTGTCTCTGGAGCTGCTTGTAAG AGAGTTCCCGGGATGTGGCAACATCGTCACCTTCGCTCAGTTTGCCTTCATCGCATTAGAAGGCTTCATCTTTGAAACAAACTTTGGGAGGAAGAAACCAGCGATCCCTGTCAg TAACTATGTGATCATGGTGACGATGTTCTTCACAGTCAGTGTGATCAACAATTACGCTCTCAACTTTAACATCGCAATGCCGCTGCACATGATCTTCAGATCA GGATCACTAATCGCTAACATGATCCTGGGAATAATCATCCTGAAGAAAAG gtattcaACCAGTAAATATCTGTCGATAGCTTTAGTTTCAGCTGGTATCTTCATCTGCACCATCATGTCTGCCAAACAAGTG aATGTGGCCAATGAGGGATCAGAAGAGGAGGGATTTTATGCCTTCTTACACTGGCTTGTAG GTATCGCCATGTTGACCTTTGCTCTGCTGATGTCAGCGAGGATGGGTATTTTCCAGGAGACGCTGTACAAACAGTATGGGAAACACTCCAAAGAGGCTCTCTTCTATAAT caCTGCCTGCCTCTGCCAGGCTTCCTGCTTCTCTCCACTAACATCTACAACCACTGTGTTTACTTCAGTCAGAGCA CTCCTACAGTTGTTCCTGTGGTTGGATTGACCATACCAATAATGTGGCTTTACCTGCTGATCAACGTCATCACACA GTACGTGTGCATTCGTGGTGTTTTCATCCTGACCACAGAGTGCGCCTCGCTGACCGTCACCCTGGTGGTGACACTGAGAAAGTTCCTCAGCCTCATCTTCTCCATCATTTACTTCCAAAACCCCTTCACTGCCTGGCACTGGGTGGGCACGGCCGTGGTCTTCATAGGCACTCTGCTGTACACGGAGGTGTGGAGCAGTGTTCAGACGGCTCTGCGTGGACCAGACGTCAAGGACAAGAAAGCAGAGTGa